A part of Periplaneta americana isolate PAMFEO1 chromosome 17, P.americana_PAMFEO1_priV1, whole genome shotgun sequence genomic DNA contains:
- the LOC138693439 gene encoding glucose dehydrogenase [FAD, quinone]-like — protein sequence MYKTQGNKIMERWTLLLISICILNICQSTSMNNRNWGITEGVLKFIRDGSYYFDQEPPDTQQLLPEYDFIIVGAGSAGCALANRLSAISGWKVLLIEAGRQENYAMDIPVLANLFQFSEVNWKYKTEPSDNVCLGMTNRQCSYLRGKVVGGSSVINFMIYTRGNRRDYDNWEKLGNPGWGFKDVLPYFLQIEDMNIPELAGDKRYHSTGGEVTINYNSYRTPVGEAFVAGGRELGHRIVDYNGETQTGFSFLQTTTRNGTRWSASRAFLHPIRNRKNFHLKKNSLVTKILIDPVTKSAYGVEFINNNKKYVVRTKREVILSAGAVNSPQVLMLSGIGPRKHLQDKGISVIQDLKVGYNLMDHPGTLGLTFILNQTATLLFDDLLNDGKHLVDYLSRHEGPFSVAAGCEGIALIDTENPSSIDGDPDLELLFFGTSISVEKTLHKSLGISDSLYESVYKQYEEAYAWTAVPLTLKPKSRGRILLKSTNPSHKPLIYHDFFEHPEDLETQVVGIKTLLRLSDTKALQTYGSRIFDEPLPGCKHLPFGSDSYWACFARNLATGIWHLSGTCKMGPISDPDAVVDSRLRVYGVKGLRVIDASIMSVVPAAHTNYPAMMLGVKGADIIKSDWGVLTM from the exons ATGTATAAAACTCAAG GAAACAAAATCATGGAACGCTGGACGCTACTGCTGATAAGCATATGCATTCTGAACATTTGTCAAAGCACGAGCATGAATAACCGCAACTGGGGAATCACAGAAGGAGTATTGAAATTTATCAGAGATGGATCATATTATTTCGATCAAGAGCCTCCAGACACACAACAGCTACTCCCAGAATACGATTTTATCATCGTGGGGGCAGGATCTGCGGGTTGTGCTCTGGCTAACAGACTTTCTGCGATTTCAGGCTGGAAAGTTCTTCTCATTGAAGCAGGACGACAAGAAAACTATGCAATGGACATACCTGTATTAGCGAATTTATTTCAATTCTCCGAAGTTAATTGGAAATACAAAACAGAACCATCTGATAATGTTTGTCTCGGAATGACAAATAGGCAATGTTCGTATCTGAGAGGGAAAGTTGTTGGTGGATCTAGTGTCATAAATTTCATGATTTATACCCGAGGAAACCGTAGAGATTATGATAATTGGGAGAAGCTTGGTAATCCGGGATGGGGATTTAAAGATGTTTTACCATATTTCCTGCAGATCGAAGATATGAACATACCGGAACTTGCAGGAGACAAACGTTACCATTCTACAGGAGGAGAAGTGACTATCAACTACAATTCATATCGAACTCCAGTGGGTGAAGCTTTCGTTGCCGGTGGAAGAGAGCTGGGACACAGAATTGTGGATTATAACGGAGAAACACAAACTGGGTTTAGCTTTCTACAAACTACGACGAGAAATGGAACAAGATGGAGTGCATCCAGAGCGTTTCTACATCCTATACGAAATCGGAAAAACTTTCACTTAAAGAAGAATAGTTTAGTTACAAAAATTCTTATCGATCCCGTAACTAAGTCTGCTTATGGTGTGGAATTTATTAACAACAATAAGAAGTATGTCGTGCGAACCAAAAGAGAAGTAATACTGTCTGCAGGTGCGGTGAATTCCCCTCAAGTCCTGATGTTGTCAGGTATAGGACCAAGAAAACATCTGCAAGACAAGGGTATCTCAGTAATACAGGATCTCAAAGTAGGTTATAATCTTATGGATCATCCAGGCACGTTAGGTTTAACGTTTATTTTAAACCAGACAGCTACACTATTGTTTGATGATTTACTAAACGATGGTAAGCATTTAGTAGACTATTTGTCTCGTCACGAAGGCCCTTTTTCTGTAGCAGCAGGATGTGAGGGAATAGCGTTAATCGATACAGAAAACCCGTCAAGTATAGACGGTGATCCTGATTTAGAACTACTCTTTTTCGGAACTAGCATTTCTGTTGAGAAGACATTACATAAGTCTTTAGGAATTAGCGACAGTTTATATGAGTCTGTTTACAAGCAATACGAAGAGGCCTATGCTTGGACAGCAGTTCCGTTAACTCTGAAACCAAAAAGCAGAGGTAGAATATtactaaaatctacaaatccatcTCACAAGCCACTTATATATCATGACTTCTTTGAGCATCCTGAAGATTTAGAAACCCAGGTTGTGGGCATTAAGACACTTTTGAGGCTTAGCGATACGAAAGCACTTCAGACATACGGCTCAAGAATATTCGATGAGCCTTTACCAGGATGTAAACATCTGCCTTTCGGTTCGGACAGCTACTGGGCATGTTTTGCCAGAAATCTAGCTACAGGGATATGGCACCTTAGTGGCACATGCAAGATGGGTCCTATATCCGATCCTGATGCCGTCGTGGACTCTAGGTTGAGGGTGTACGGAGTGAAAGGTCTGAGGGTTATAGACGCTTCGATTATGTCAGTTGTCCCTGCAGCACACACTAATTATCCGGCCATGATGCTGGGAGTTAAAGGGGCAGATATAATCAAATCAGATTGGGGAGTGTTGACTATGTGA